GTGGAGGTCTTGCTGTAGGGAGCGGGCTGGTCGCGTTTATTACCGTTCTGGACATCATTCCGAGGTTGACACAATTAACGAATGCTCATCGATATATCCGCTCCCTGGAATGGGCCTTGGTGGCAGGAGCGCTTTTTTTTACGTTTATTGATTTTTTTCACTGGGGTGCTCATTTACCCGTTCTCGTATCTTCGATTTACGGGATATTTGCAGGGATATTTGTGGGCACACTCGCCGCGGGCCTGACGGAGGTATTGAATGTCTTCCCCATATTAGCGAAGCGAATCCACATGGATGGCAGTCTTCTCTTTCTGTTGATGGCAGTAGTTTTGGGAAAAGTGACGGGTTCCTTACTGCAATGGCTGCTCCATCTGTGAAATGGTAAATACCACTATTCATAGGCATCTTTAGAAAAAGGAAGGATATAGGAAGAAAGCTTACAAAGGGAGTGAAAGGGCATGGCAACCAAAACAAAATCCAAAAACCCCGGATCGATGCAGATGACCAAACAACTGTATCAACAGCAGGCTTCGAAGTTCCAGCCCAAACGAAACGTTCTGCTTAACTCGTTTCGTGCTTTCTGGGTAGGAGGGACCATATGTTTGTTGGGTCAGGCCATTCAAAATATGTATATTACCTTCTTCGGATTTACGGAGAAAACGGCAAGCAATCCGACTGTTGCGACGCTCATCTTTCTGTCCGTTTTGCTGACAGGGTTAGGTGTGTATGACAATATCGGGCAGTATGCTGGAGCAGGATCAGCCGTGCCTGTTACAGGCTTTGCCAACTCGATAGCGTCTGCTGCCATCGAACATCGGAGCGAAGGGTTAGTGCTCGGCGTTGGCGGAAATATGTTTAAGCTCGCTGGTTCGGTCATTGTATTTGGGGTTGTTGCTGCTTTCATTGCGGGAATAATAAAGAGCCTGATCAACATGCTTTTCTAAGGGAGGGCTGTCGGTGTCAAGCAATCAACCAATGAAACGAGTCAATCGGCAAACCTGGCACTTCGATCAAAATGTTCGTCTGCAAAGCTCGGCAGTTGCTGTGGGACCAAAAGAAGGCGAAGGACCGCTGGCGCACTTGTTTGATAAAATCCACGACGATATGTATGCAGGCCAACAGACGTGGGAAGACGCAGAACGCCAGCTGATGGAGGATGCGGTCAATACATTGCTGCAAAAGGCGGGCATCACCGGCAAGGATGTGGATCTCATTCTCGCTGGCGACCTGTTGAACCAGAACATCACGACCAACTTTACAGCAGAAAAGCTGGCCATGCCTCTGCTCGGCATGTACGGAGCATGCTCAACCTCGATGCTCACACTGGCAAATGCGGCGGCTCTGGTAAACGCAGGCTATGCGAGCAAGGCGATCGCTGCTTGCAGTAGCCACAATGCCACAGCGGAGAGGCAGTATCGTTATCCCACGGAATACGGAGGACAGAAGCCCCCAAGTGCCCAGTGGACGGTGACAGGAGCTGGCGCAGGATTGGTTGGAATCGGGGGGAATGGTCCGCGCATTACATATGCGACGATGGGAAAAGTAGTGGACATGGGGATTAAAGACCCGTTCGACATGGGGACGGCCATGGCGCCAGCAGCTGCATCGACGATCCAAACGCATTTTCAAGATACAGGGCGTTCCCCACAATCCTATGATTTGATCGTGACTGGCGACTTGGCTGGTGTCGGCTATCCGATTCTAAAGGAGCTCATGTTGACGGAAGGATACGACATGGATCAAGTCTACAATGATTGTGGGCTGATGATATACTCCCCTGATCAGGATGTGTTTTCAGGAGGAAGCGGTTGCGCAAGCAGTGCCGTGGTCACGTATAGCTACATTATTGATCAGCTCAACCGTGGGTTACTGAAAAACGTGTTGGTTTGCGCCACGGGAGCACTCTTAAGCCCGGTAAGCACTCAGCAGGGAAATTCGATACCGTGCATCGCTCACGCGGTTGCGCTTGAAGGAGGCAGCTAATGGAATACCTGATTGCTTTTGTCGTAGGGGGATTGGTTTGTGTAGTGGGTCAGCTCCTTTTGGATGTTGGCAAGCTAACGCCTGCTCATGTCATGAGTACGCTGGTCGTGGCAGGAGTTTTTCTCGATTTTATCGGCGTGTATGACAAATTTATCGATTTTGCAGGCGCAGGTGCGACTGTACCGATCACGAGCTTTGGTCACTCTTTGTATCATGGAGCCATCGGCGAGGCCGAACAACATGGGTTGATTGGTGTCGCCACGGGGATTTTTGAGGTCACGAGTGCGGGTATATCGGCTGCGATCGCATTCGGATTTTTGGCCTCACTCATTTTTAAACCCAAAGGGTAAGTCCAAGCAGGAAAAGGCGGTGACCCAGCATGGACACAGTACGCCGGAAAGTCATAGTGGTGACAGACGGAGATCATATTGCCCAAAAAGTAATCGAGAATGTCGCCAAGCAATTTGGTGGTCGATGCATATCACTGTCTGCCGGGAATCCGACTCCACTGCGAGGGAATCAGATGGTCGAACTGATTAAAATGACGCCATACGATCCTGTTATCGTCATGTTCGATGACAATGGAGATTACGGCAAGGGTAGAGGGGAACGAGCCCTCGAATACGTGGTGAAGCATCCTGATATCGAAGTAATCGGTGCGATTGCAGTAGCCTCGAATACACATTGGGTCAAGGGTGCGACCGTCGCTTATTCCGTAAACAACCAAGGACAAATTGTAGAAGAAGCCGTGGACAAGGACGGGTACGCAGACGAGCAACTTCAGCATCACATTTATGGAGATACCGTAGATATTTTGAATTCCCTGCATGTACCTAATGTCATCGGTATTGGAGATATAGGCAAAATGGAAGGTAGAGATAGTTTGCAAAACGGTTGTCCCATCACAACGAGAGCGGTGCAATGGATAATGGAAAGGAGCGGCGCTCATGGCACAGGTCACGGAAAAACGTCATCCCATTTCAACTTATCTTGAAGAGAATCAGAGGTATTTGAACGACAGACTTGGTGTCGGTAAGAGTTTTGACATTGGGGTTCATGATTTTTATGTGGGTCATACACGAATGTTGTTGTATTACATAAACGGCTTCGCAGAAAGCATACTGATTTCGCAGATCATGCGTGAGCTGAACGATGTACGTGAGCGGGATATGGGTGACAATGCTTTCGACCATTTGTTTCATAAATTCATCCCTTTCTACCAACTGAGCAAGGTAGAAACCACTGACGAGTTTATGGATAAATTGCTCGTTGGCCAAGTAGGACTGATCATTGACCGATCTCCCCATGCCATTATCCTCGATGCCAAAATCCTGCCGAATCGCACACCGCAGGAGCCCGATACGGAAAGAATCGTCCGCGGCGCCCATGACGGCTTTACTGAAGTGCTTGTAACCAATACAGTTCTTACGCGCCGACGGATTCGTGACGAACGGCTCCGATTCGAAATCATGCAGATAGGGGAGCGTACTAAGACAGATGTTGCGGTTGCCTACTTGCACGATGTAGCAAATGAAGAGCTGGTCCATACATTGAAGGAGCGTCTACAAAACATCCAGATTGACGGGATACCGATGGCAGAAAAAACCGTCGAGGAATTTATCATTGGAAAAACGTTGAACCCCTTCCCGTTAGTCCGATATACAGAGCGGCCCGATGTGGCTGCTGTACATCTATTGGAAGGTCACGTACTGATTTATGTGGATACTTCACCGAGTGTCATGATCACACCCGCCACCTATTTTCATCATGTACAACATGCGGAGGAGTATCGACAAACACCGGTAATCGGTGCTTATCTGCGCTGGGTTCGTTTTCTGGGAATCTTTGCTTCCGTTTTTGTTTTGCCGATCTGGTTGCTGTTGGTCATGCACCCTTCCATGATACCGGAGCCGCTTCATTTCTTAGGGATTAAAAAGATGGGCAGCATTCCTATTTTGGCACAATTTGTGATCGCTGAGGTCGGTCTGGACTTGATGCGAATGGCCGCCATTCATACGCCTGCGCCGCTCTCGATTGCCGTAGGTTTATTGGCCGCGATTTTGGTCGGGGACGTGGCGATCAAGGTAGGACTCCTTGCACCTGAGGTTATTTTGTATTTGGCAGTGGCGGCAATTGGGATGTATTCGACTCCCAGCTATGAGTTAAGCTTGGCCAATCGACTTATTCGCTTGTTTCTGATACTTATGGTGGGCTTTTTCTCTACACCGGGACTGATGATCGGGATTACGATCATCCTGATTTTCTTGGCTTCCACCCGTTCGCTGAATACGCCTTACTTATGGCCGTTCATTCCATTCAACTACAAAGGGATGAAGGATATTGTGGTACGGCTGGCTGTGCCAAGCAAAAACAACAGGCCGAGTATCGTTCGCTCGCAAAATTCCTCTCGGCAATAATATTCTGAAAACGGATGGGATCACCCATTGTCAAACGCACAACCTTGTAGTAAATTGTAGGGAAGCCTTACGAACAAAAGTTTCTGTATGGCAACTGACGCTCCTTGTTGGTTGCCTTTCTCTATACAAGGTTGTCTATATACATCATCGGTGCGAATGAATTGGGGAGGAAACAGAACATGTACTTACACGGGACAAGTCGAGTGAATGAACAAGGAAACCTGGAAATCGGAGGCTGTGATACGACACAGCTAGCTGCTACTTACGGAACACCTTTATATGTGTATGACGAACAGCAAATTCGCACCAAATGCCGAGAATTTGTCAATGCGTTTCACAATACGGGTTTTTCGTTCCAGGTTGCTTATGCGAGCAAAGCATTTTGCACGT
This genomic stretch from Brevibacillus brevis harbors:
- a CDS encoding stage V sporulation protein AB gives rise to the protein MSVIKCLLLILIGLGGGLAVGSGLVAFITVLDIIPRLTQLTNAHRYIRSLEWALVAGALFFTFIDFFHWGAHLPVLVSSIYGIFAGIFVGTLAAGLTEVLNVFPILAKRIHMDGSLLFLLMAVVLGKVTGSLLQWLLHL
- the spoVAC gene encoding stage V sporulation protein AC → MATKTKSKNPGSMQMTKQLYQQQASKFQPKRNVLLNSFRAFWVGGTICLLGQAIQNMYITFFGFTEKTASNPTVATLIFLSVLLTGLGVYDNIGQYAGAGSAVPVTGFANSIASAAIEHRSEGLVLGVGGNMFKLAGSVIVFGVVAAFIAGIIKSLINMLF
- the spoVAD gene encoding stage V sporulation protein AD; this encodes MSSNQPMKRVNRQTWHFDQNVRLQSSAVAVGPKEGEGPLAHLFDKIHDDMYAGQQTWEDAERQLMEDAVNTLLQKAGITGKDVDLILAGDLLNQNITTNFTAEKLAMPLLGMYGACSTSMLTLANAAALVNAGYASKAIAACSSHNATAERQYRYPTEYGGQKPPSAQWTVTGAGAGLVGIGGNGPRITYATMGKVVDMGIKDPFDMGTAMAPAAASTIQTHFQDTGRSPQSYDLIVTGDLAGVGYPILKELMLTEGYDMDQVYNDCGLMIYSPDQDVFSGGSGCASSAVVTYSYIIDQLNRGLLKNVLVCATGALLSPVSTQQGNSIPCIAHAVALEGGS
- the spoVAE gene encoding stage V sporulation protein AE; translation: MEYLIAFVVGGLVCVVGQLLLDVGKLTPAHVMSTLVVAGVFLDFIGVYDKFIDFAGAGATVPITSFGHSLYHGAIGEAEQHGLIGVATGIFEVTSAGISAAIAFGFLASLIFKPKG
- a CDS encoding stage V sporulation protein AE, which codes for MDTVRRKVIVVTDGDHIAQKVIENVAKQFGGRCISLSAGNPTPLRGNQMVELIKMTPYDPVIVMFDDNGDYGKGRGERALEYVVKHPDIEVIGAIAVASNTHWVKGATVAYSVNNQGQIVEEAVDKDGYADEQLQHHIYGDTVDILNSLHVPNVIGIGDIGKMEGRDSLQNGCPITTRAVQWIMERSGAHGTGHGKTSSHFNLS
- a CDS encoding spore germination protein; the protein is MAQVTEKRHPISTYLEENQRYLNDRLGVGKSFDIGVHDFYVGHTRMLLYYINGFAESILISQIMRELNDVRERDMGDNAFDHLFHKFIPFYQLSKVETTDEFMDKLLVGQVGLIIDRSPHAIILDAKILPNRTPQEPDTERIVRGAHDGFTEVLVTNTVLTRRRIRDERLRFEIMQIGERTKTDVAVAYLHDVANEELVHTLKERLQNIQIDGIPMAEKTVEEFIIGKTLNPFPLVRYTERPDVAAVHLLEGHVLIYVDTSPSVMITPATYFHHVQHAEEYRQTPVIGAYLRWVRFLGIFASVFVLPIWLLLVMHPSMIPEPLHFLGIKKMGSIPILAQFVIAEVGLDLMRMAAIHTPAPLSIAVGLLAAILVGDVAIKVGLLAPEVILYLAVAAIGMYSTPSYELSLANRLIRLFLILMVGFFSTPGLMIGITIILIFLASTRSLNTPYLWPFIPFNYKGMKDIVVRLAVPSKNNRPSIVRSQNSSRQ